A window from Deinococcus radiophilus encodes these proteins:
- a CDS encoding IS982 family transposase has product MAKYRLHHSLGRRHVIRHLYFWAKKHFSDQKICPHQKVTDAMLVALLLSRLVFKHPFPSIWWNILKEDRPGLPSYTQAYTRGIKLLPLLEHVASPAQPCTEVVVDSMPLPICRPKRTHLCQFPGAKWGFGTQGEFFGYKLHAWVTPGGQIVQYVIRPANLHDVTVSYELNLRWPEFEGPTIIGDKGYCCLGYVYPPKKNTRYDTGWRESRHPKIRKRIETVFSALVEAQIRSAQTKTLGSLKLRVVLAVLAHNLARP; this is encoded by the coding sequence ATGGCTAAATATCGTCTCCACCATAGTCTAGGACGTCGGCACGTCATTCGCCACCTCTATTTCTGGGCTAAGAAGCATTTCAGCGACCAGAAAATCTGCCCGCACCAGAAGGTCACAGATGCCATGCTGGTTGCTCTGCTGCTCTCCCGTCTCGTCTTCAAGCATCCATTTCCTTCCATCTGGTGGAACATCCTCAAGGAAGACCGTCCCGGTCTTCCTTCCTACACTCAGGCCTACACCAGGGGCATCAAACTGTTGCCACTCCTAGAGCATGTTGCAAGCCCAGCTCAGCCCTGCACTGAAGTCGTAGTTGATTCAATGCCCCTCCCCATTTGCCGTCCCAAACGCACGCACCTTTGTCAGTTCCCAGGCGCGAAATGGGGATTTGGAACTCAGGGCGAGTTCTTCGGATATAAGCTGCACGCCTGGGTCACACCAGGTGGACAAATCGTTCAGTACGTCATCCGACCTGCCAACCTCCATGACGTTACGGTCAGCTATGAGCTGAATCTCAGATGGCCAGAGTTTGAAGGCCCAACCATCATTGGCGATAAGGGGTATTGCTGTCTGGGCTACGTGTATCCGCCCAAGAAGAACACCAGATATGACACGGGATGGCGAGAATCTCGCCATCCCAAAATCCGCAAACGTATTGAAACAGTCTTCTCTGCGCTTGTGGAAGCTCAAATCCGCTCTGCCCAAACCAAAACCCTGGGTTCACTTAAGCTCCGCGTCGTCTTAGCCGTACTCGCCCACAATCTTGCTAGGCCCTAA
- a CDS encoding replication initiation protein, with the protein MLTTTAARHVALHGFSHYRTDTPLWIPVLPVDMDGNDPIDLIMAGVRIPYPTWVVYNNANGHAWAMYALIDPIVCSPKSARIERYAALIRDGLCLVLGGDPNYTNTTARTPWHDGHTYYPVLHRRWELRELAALLPLDSVARRTASPRRPLDPTAGRNSGLFARLGDWARQEAREGRYGRLSYDQLHAVAAGLNSTLGDPLPAGEVRSTARSVWRWMQADWQGNRTATPNAGSTRSQIRSHHREQLNTQQARERIQAAQAKGAQTRGEATREAITQAVGQLVASGQRVTRQGLQQLTGISERTLSRHTDIWKR; encoded by the coding sequence ATGCTGACCACGACAGCTGCTCGCCACGTCGCACTACATGGTTTTTCGCACTACCGGACTGACACACCCCTTTGGATACCCGTACTTCCCGTCGACATGGATGGGAACGATCCCATAGACCTCATCATGGCGGGCGTAAGGATCCCGTATCCGACATGGGTTGTCTACAACAATGCAAACGGCCACGCTTGGGCCATGTATGCACTCATTGACCCGATTGTATGCAGCCCGAAATCTGCTCGCATCGAGCGATACGCTGCCCTCATCCGTGACGGGCTGTGCCTTGTGTTGGGCGGCGACCCCAACTACACCAACACCACCGCCCGCACGCCCTGGCATGACGGCCATACCTACTACCCGGTGCTGCACCGCCGCTGGGAGCTGCGCGAGCTGGCCGCGCTGCTGCCTCTTGACAGCGTGGCTAGGCGCACAGCCAGCCCCAGGAGGCCCCTCGACCCCACCGCAGGCCGCAACTCCGGACTATTTGCCCGGCTGGGTGACTGGGCACGACAGGAGGCCAGGGAGGGCCGTTATGGGCGACTGAGCTATGACCAACTGCACGCTGTGGCTGCTGGCCTCAATTCGACGCTTGGCGACCCGCTTCCCGCGGGCGAGGTCCGCAGTACCGCCCGCAGCGTTTGGCGCTGGATGCAGGCTGACTGGCAGGGCAACCGCACCGCCACCCCCAATGCAGGCAGTACCCGCAGCCAGATACGCAGCCACCACCGCGAGCAGCTGAACACGCAGCAGGCCCGCGAACGTATCCAAGCAGCACAAGCAAAGGGGGCGCAGACGCGCGGGGAGGCTACCCGTGAGGCCATCACCCAGGCAGTCGGTCAGCTTGTCGCCAGCGGCCAGCGTGTGACCCGCCAGGGCCTTCAGCAGCTTACCGGCATCTCTGAACGCACGTTGAGCCGACACACCGACATCTGGAAGCGCTAA
- a CDS encoding DNA methyltransferase yields the protein MLTWNEIRTRAAQFAERWQDAVKENAEAQTFWNEFLAVYGIDRRRVAAFERKVKGLPKGSGRGRIDLLWPGLFMAEHKSKGRDLDEATQQAIEYVEVLEEHERPQWVAVSDFGQVRLQEVATGEAHQFALEDLPREVERFAFLIGKQLRHQREADPVNVKAAQQMGKLHNLLEDSGYAGHHLELLLVRLLFLLFGDDTGLWDERGLFYDLLAEQTRSDGEDTGTVLGRLFQVLDTPREKRQANLPEHFAAFPYVNGELFRERIDLADFSPKMREMLLEACMLDWGAVSPAIFGSMFQAVMDETERRNLGAHYTSEANILKALRPLFLDDLHAELTAAGQNKVKLQSFLSKLPGIRVLDPACGSGNFLILAYRELRRLELEALSRLLTDRTGGLQAVTDINLLLKVNVGQFYGIEYDEFPAQIARVAMWLTDHQANIEASRKLGQNFVNLPLTQAAHIQHGDALETDWLQHLNLDEDLGLLSHLYIVGNPPFVGGKKMSKEQRAQVVREFEGVKDAGVLDYVAAWYVKAAKVMQTVTREYPNLLTATALVSTNSVTQGEQVAPLWGNVLEGYGQTITAAHKTFKWSNDAPGQAAVHCVIVQFQPTAQLTSAQRRLFTYASPTAAPLEVQATNLTPYLTDGPSVVVRKAQQPLRAGVPPIHFGNMPLDGGNLLLTEQERAELLEAEPAAEKFIKPLLDAQDFLNGATRYCLWLPEAQPAELAKLPMVRERIEKTKQWRLASVAPSTQKFAQTPALFRDRRLPERYLVIPGFSSERREYVPIGYLDSETVVNNKLYMVPDADLYTFGIMQSRLHMDWMRHVGGRLESRYSYTKDIVYNTFPWPDREALKPKQVQAVEEAAQAVLKARAKHVASTLAQMYDPNLMPADLRKAHNQLDRAVEALYGLKAGSTEAQRLSKLLELYQELVPTLESQTQSKKVRRKK from the coding sequence ATGCTCACCTGGAATGAAATCCGCACCCGTGCCGCGCAGTTCGCTGAGCGCTGGCAGGATGCCGTCAAAGAGAACGCCGAGGCTCAGACCTTCTGGAACGAATTTCTGGCTGTCTATGGCATTGACCGCCGCCGTGTGGCCGCCTTCGAGCGCAAGGTCAAGGGCCTGCCGAAGGGTTCCGGACGTGGCCGCATTGACCTGCTCTGGCCTGGCCTCTTCATGGCTGAGCACAAGTCCAAGGGCCGCGACCTCGACGAAGCCACCCAGCAGGCCATCGAGTATGTGGAAGTCCTCGAAGAACACGAGCGTCCACAGTGGGTAGCCGTCAGTGACTTCGGCCAGGTTCGCTTGCAGGAAGTGGCCACTGGAGAGGCCCACCAGTTTGCCCTGGAAGACCTTCCCCGCGAGGTTGAGCGCTTCGCCTTCCTGATCGGCAAGCAGCTGCGCCACCAACGCGAAGCTGATCCGGTGAACGTCAAGGCAGCCCAGCAGATGGGCAAGCTCCATAACCTGCTCGAAGACAGCGGCTATGCAGGCCATCACCTCGAACTGTTGCTGGTCAGGCTGCTGTTCTTGCTGTTCGGGGATGACACGGGCCTGTGGGACGAGCGCGGTCTGTTCTACGACCTGCTGGCTGAACAGACCCGCAGTGACGGCGAAGATACTGGGACAGTTTTGGGCCGTCTCTTCCAGGTGCTGGACACTCCCAGGGAGAAGCGGCAGGCCAACCTGCCTGAGCACTTCGCCGCCTTCCCCTACGTTAACGGTGAGCTTTTCAGGGAACGAATTGACCTCGCGGACTTCAGCCCCAAGATGCGGGAAATGCTGCTGGAAGCCTGCATGCTGGACTGGGGAGCTGTCAGCCCGGCCATCTTCGGCAGCATGTTCCAGGCCGTCATGGACGAAACTGAGCGCCGTAACCTGGGTGCCCACTACACCAGCGAAGCCAACATCCTGAAAGCCCTGCGGCCACTGTTCCTTGACGACCTTCACGCCGAACTGACCGCAGCAGGCCAGAACAAGGTCAAGCTACAGAGCTTTCTGAGCAAGTTACCCGGTATTCGTGTTCTCGACCCAGCTTGCGGCAGCGGCAACTTCCTGATTCTGGCCTACCGTGAACTGCGCCGCCTGGAGTTGGAAGCCCTCTCCCGCCTGCTGACTGACCGCACTGGGGGCCTGCAAGCCGTGACTGACATCAACCTGCTGCTGAAAGTGAACGTGGGCCAGTTCTATGGCATCGAGTACGACGAGTTCCCGGCCCAGATTGCCCGTGTCGCCATGTGGCTCACCGACCACCAGGCCAACATTGAAGCCAGCCGCAAATTGGGCCAGAACTTCGTGAACTTGCCACTGACCCAGGCCGCACATATCCAGCACGGGGACGCGCTCGAAACCGACTGGCTTCAACACCTCAACTTGGACGAAGACCTGGGCCTGCTCTCCCATCTTTACATCGTCGGTAACCCGCCCTTTGTGGGAGGGAAGAAGATGTCTAAAGAACAGCGTGCCCAGGTGGTGCGCGAGTTTGAAGGGGTCAAGGACGCTGGAGTGCTGGACTATGTGGCCGCCTGGTACGTCAAGGCCGCCAAGGTCATGCAGACGGTCACCCGCGAGTACCCGAACCTGCTGACGGCCACCGCCCTGGTCAGCACCAACAGCGTCACCCAGGGCGAGCAGGTGGCCCCACTGTGGGGCAATGTGCTGGAAGGCTACGGTCAGACCATCACGGCAGCTCACAAGACCTTCAAGTGGAGTAACGACGCACCTGGTCAGGCTGCTGTTCACTGCGTCATCGTGCAGTTCCAACCCACTGCCCAGTTGACTTCTGCCCAGCGCCGTCTGTTCACCTACGCTTCGCCCACGGCGGCCCCGCTGGAGGTCCAGGCCACCAACCTTACCCCTTACCTGACCGACGGCCCTTCTGTGGTGGTCAGGAAGGCCCAGCAACCCCTGCGTGCAGGCGTGCCCCCCATCCACTTCGGCAACATGCCCCTGGACGGTGGAAACCTGCTGTTGACCGAACAGGAAAGGGCTGAACTGCTGGAAGCCGAACCCGCCGCCGAGAAATTCATCAAACCCCTGCTGGACGCGCAGGACTTCCTGAACGGAGCCACGCGGTACTGCCTGTGGCTCCCTGAGGCCCAGCCCGCTGAACTGGCGAAGCTGCCAATGGTGCGGGAGCGCATTGAGAAGACGAAGCAGTGGCGACTCGCCAGTGTCGCGCCCAGCACCCAGAAATTCGCGCAGACTCCAGCACTTTTCAGGGATAGACGGTTGCCAGAGCGTTATCTGGTTATTCCAGGTTTCTCCAGTGAGCGCCGCGAGTACGTTCCTATCGGCTACCTGGACTCGGAAACTGTCGTCAACAACAAGCTTTACATGGTGCCTGATGCTGACCTCTACACCTTCGGCATCATGCAGTCGCGGCTGCACATGGACTGGATGCGGCATGTCGGGGGCCGCCTGGAAAGTCGCTACAGCTACACCAAGGACATCGTGTACAACACCTTCCCCTGGCCTGACCGTGAGGCTCTGAAGCCCAAACAGGTGCAGGCCGTCGAGGAAGCGGCCCAGGCCGTTCTGAAGGCCCGTGCTAAGCACGTAGCGAGCACTTTGGCCCAGATGTACGACCCCAACCTGATGCCTGCCGACCTACGCAAAGCCCACAACCAGCTCGACAGGGCCGTGGAAGCCCTGTATGGCCTGAAGGCGGGTAGTACCGAGGCGCAGCGCCTTTCAAAGTTGCTGGAGTTGTACCAGGAGCTTGTGCCCACGTTGGAGAGTCAAACGCAGAGCAAAAAGGTGAGGAGAAAGAAATGA
- a CDS encoding toll/interleukin-1 receptor domain-containing protein, with translation MKIFISWSGDASKEMARILKEHIQLVLQNVRVWYSDEDIMAGEKGLSIIERELKESDFGISCITPDNQTSPWLNFEAGALSKNFENGRVIPIILGMKVIDMVNGPIKQFQVREMTEEGVLSVLESINLTTPQNEVKAVPDAPNFQGLDG, from the coding sequence ATGAAAATCTTTATTAGTTGGTCTGGTGATGCTTCGAAAGAGATGGCACGGATTTTAAAGGAACATATTCAACTAGTGCTTCAAAATGTTAGGGTATGGTATTCCGATGAAGACATTATGGCTGGTGAGAAGGGCCTCTCAATTATAGAACGCGAGCTTAAAGAGTCTGATTTTGGAATTAGCTGCATTACTCCGGATAATCAGACTTCTCCCTGGTTAAATTTCGAGGCGGGTGCCCTCTCTAAGAATTTTGAGAACGGTAGGGTAATACCCATCATCTTAGGTATGAAAGTGATTGATATGGTTAATGGCCCCATCAAGCAGTTTCAGGTTAGGGAGATGACGGAGGAAGGTGTTTTAAGCGTCCTCGAAAGTATTAACCTGACTACCCCTCAAAACGAGGTAAAAGCCGTGCCAGACGCGCCCAATTTTCAGGGATTGGATGGCTGA
- a CDS encoding IS6 family transposase gives MSVIGYALWLYHRFPLSQRDVQELLHERGIHVSHETLRQWNIKFAPLLTEELRHREPRRGSRWHLDEVHVVVGGMKHWLWRAVDEQGAVLDVLLQEHRDTEAAKTFFTRLLDEYDVPEAIHTDKLWSYGAAIRELSVLHAVEHVQVVSSARCNNLVEQSHRPTRQQERKQVGFKRRRRTQEFLALHARTSNLHRHTRTTVPASQRRANQTSATRDWHEALRRAA, from the coding sequence CTGAGTGTCATCGGCTACGCTCTGTGGCTGTACCACCGCTTTCCGCTCAGCCAACGTGATGTTCAAGAACTTCTCCATGAGCGAGGAATTCACGTCAGCCACGAAACCCTCCGCCAGTGGAACATCAAGTTCGCCCCACTCCTGACCGAGGAGTTGCGTCACCGGGAACCCCGACGGGGTTCCCGGTGGCATCTGGATGAGGTGCATGTTGTCGTTGGTGGAATGAAACATTGGCTGTGGAGGGCAGTGGATGAACAGGGTGCCGTGCTCGACGTTCTCTTGCAGGAACACCGTGATACTGAGGCAGCCAAAACATTCTTCACTCGCTTGCTGGACGAATACGACGTCCCAGAGGCCATTCATACGGATAAGCTTTGGAGCTACGGTGCAGCCATCCGCGAATTATCTGTGCTCCACGCGGTGGAGCACGTCCAAGTCGTATCGAGCGCCCGGTGCAACAACTTGGTAGAGCAATCGCATCGACCGACCAGACAGCAGGAGCGAAAGCAAGTCGGATTCAAAAGACGACGACGAACTCAAGAATTTCTCGCCCTGCACGCCCGCACCTCTAATCTTCATCGCCATACCAGAACGACAGTTCCAGCCAGTCAGAGACGGGCAAACCAGACCTCCGCAACGCGGGACTGGCACGAAGCGCTTCGTCGCGCAGCCTGA
- a CDS encoding IS4 family transposase — MNHLNQPPQDSLFAALRPFFRIDQRRFTVLVALILAIIQQRSVVLNNLKTVIALPGSQETRYQRLLRFVQFLLPEAMYLKFALHMLGTDELTLILDRTNWKLGTKDVNILMLSAVWKGFSLPLMWRFLPHGGSSAQHIRKELMADFLRHCPHVRIDGLLADREFIGQDWFTFLSEHGIVPCIRLRSDTKMDGLPVHVFAKKMQVGEIRVWHSPMVVYGVRLRVLALKVSKTEMLYLAYQGRADQNLRKYALRWQCENLHAALKTRGFDLEATGLTQAERVSTLLMVIAISFIWCLQTGAVLLLEGSVETRKAMRQKAHGYASKSLFRLGLDELRDLLSHPSPENWSRLARLVPRFEG, encoded by the coding sequence ATGAACCACCTGAACCAGCCGCCCCAGGATAGCCTTTTCGCAGCTCTTCGTCCTTTCTTCCGTATCGACCAGCGACGGTTCACCGTCCTGGTCGCGCTGATTCTGGCAATCATCCAGCAGCGCAGCGTGGTGCTGAACAATCTGAAGACGGTCATCGCACTCCCAGGAAGTCAGGAAACCCGCTACCAACGTCTTTTGCGCTTCGTGCAATTTTTACTCCCAGAGGCGATGTACCTGAAGTTTGCGCTTCACATGCTGGGTACGGATGAGCTCACGCTCATCCTCGACCGGACCAACTGGAAGCTAGGCACGAAGGACGTAAATATCCTGATGCTGTCTGCGGTATGGAAGGGGTTCAGTCTTCCGCTGATGTGGCGTTTTCTCCCACACGGGGGAAGCAGCGCCCAGCACATTCGTAAGGAGCTGATGGCTGATTTTCTGCGTCATTGTCCTCACGTCCGCATTGACGGTCTGCTGGCAGACCGTGAATTCATCGGCCAGGACTGGTTTACGTTCCTGAGCGAACATGGGATTGTTCCCTGTATCCGGTTGCGGAGCGACACCAAGATGGACGGCTTACCTGTCCACGTCTTCGCTAAGAAAATGCAGGTGGGAGAAATTCGCGTCTGGCACAGCCCTATGGTGGTGTACGGGGTCAGACTCCGTGTTCTGGCACTGAAGGTTTCGAAGACGGAGATGCTGTACCTGGCCTACCAGGGCAGAGCAGATCAGAATTTGCGGAAGTACGCACTGCGTTGGCAGTGCGAAAACCTCCACGCTGCGCTGAAAACCAGAGGCTTTGATTTGGAAGCGACCGGATTGACCCAGGCCGAGCGGGTGTCAACGCTGCTGATGGTGATCGCCATCAGCTTCATCTGGTGTCTTCAGACAGGTGCGGTTCTACTGCTTGAAGGCAGCGTGGAGACGAGGAAGGCCATGCGCCAGAAAGCGCATGGCTACGCCAGCAAAAGTTTGTTTCGATTGGGGTTGGACGAGTTGCGAGATTTGCTCAGCCACCCAAGCCCTGAAAATTGGAGCCGTCTGGCACGGCTTGTCCCACGTTTTGAGGGGTAG
- a CDS encoding AAA family ATPase, with the protein MIYVVGGIKGGSGKTTVATNLAVALALEGRDVLLVDADDQETATDFSAWRNERTEGNTGYTSVQLSGQAARQELQKLAGKFEDVVIDTGGRDTTSQRAALTVADLYLVPFNPRSFDVWTLEKVARLIQEIQTVNPKLRSFAFINRADPRGSDNQDAAEALSDSESLEFLDAPLGNRKAYANAAAQGLGVLELQPEDAKASAEFRRLLEQIKTLGGTQ; encoded by the coding sequence ATGATATACGTAGTCGGCGGAATCAAGGGTGGGAGCGGAAAAACAACGGTGGCCACCAATCTGGCAGTAGCCCTGGCCCTGGAAGGGCGCGACGTGCTGCTGGTGGATGCAGACGACCAGGAGACAGCGACGGATTTCTCAGCCTGGCGCAATGAGCGGACTGAAGGGAACACGGGCTATACCTCCGTCCAACTGAGTGGACAGGCCGCCCGACAGGAGCTGCAGAAGCTGGCAGGCAAGTTCGAAGATGTAGTGATTGATACGGGTGGCCGCGACACCACCAGCCAGCGGGCCGCCCTGACGGTGGCTGACCTTTATCTGGTGCCCTTCAACCCACGCTCCTTCGATGTCTGGACACTGGAGAAGGTCGCTCGACTTATTCAGGAAATCCAGACGGTGAACCCCAAGCTCAGGTCATTCGCCTTCATCAACCGGGCCGACCCAAGAGGCAGTGACAACCAGGATGCGGCTGAAGCTCTGAGTGACAGCGAGAGCCTGGAGTTCTTGGATGCTCCGCTCGGAAATCGCAAAGCCTATGCCAATGCAGCTGCTCAAGGGCTGGGAGTGCTGGAGCTGCAACCCGAAGATGCGAAAGCCTCGGCAGAGTTCCGCAGGCTGCTGGAGCAAATCAAGACCTTGGGAGGAACCCAGTAA
- a CDS encoding type II toxin-antitoxin system HigB family toxin produces MPPGHRARIISRPKLEEFKASHPEAAQALKNWEDTVTSLKFGTFSELQQQINTVDLVHGTFLVFNIMGGRYRLITGVYWPAPALYLKHFLTHKEYDVWTQEQRRAAAKKSNKRRN; encoded by the coding sequence ATGCCACCAGGCCACCGAGCGAGAATCATTTCCAGACCGAAGTTGGAAGAATTTAAGGCCAGTCATCCTGAAGCAGCTCAGGCATTGAAAAACTGGGAAGACACGGTGACCTCGCTGAAGTTTGGGACGTTCTCTGAATTACAGCAGCAAATCAACACGGTGGATTTGGTGCATGGCACCTTCCTGGTGTTCAACATCATGGGTGGCCGCTACCGCCTGATTACTGGGGTGTACTGGCCTGCGCCTGCTCTCTATCTCAAGCACTTCCTGACCCATAAGGAATATGACGTCTGGACTCAGGAGCAGCGCCGCGCAGCTGCTAAGAAGTCCAATAAGAGGAGGAACTGA
- a CDS encoding helix-turn-helix domain-containing protein: MTATNLDQLASVWSQVEALAPGLLHPIETEEQYQQALETVDELMTRVNESEGDDPLESLLSILIERVAAYEESILPPREKNPAGVLAYLMEDRGLTQSALAVETGIDQSTISKLLAEERRFNADHARILGAYFKVGVQAFIPEID, encoded by the coding sequence ATGACCGCAACGAACCTTGACCAACTGGCCTCTGTCTGGAGTCAGGTGGAAGCTCTGGCCCCAGGCCTCCTGCACCCTATTGAGACGGAAGAGCAGTACCAGCAAGCCCTGGAAACGGTGGATGAACTGATGACCCGTGTGAACGAGTCTGAAGGCGACGACCCGCTGGAGTCACTGCTGAGCATCCTGATTGAGCGAGTGGCAGCCTACGAAGAGAGCATCCTTCCACCCCGAGAGAAGAATCCCGCAGGGGTTCTGGCCTACCTGATGGAAGACCGTGGCCTGACTCAAAGTGCTTTGGCTGTTGAGACGGGCATAGACCAGAGCACCATCAGCAAGCTGCTGGCAGAGGAGCGGCGTTTCAATGCCGACCATGCCCGGATTTTGGGTGCGTACTTCAAGGTAGGGGTACAAGCTTTCATTCCTGAAATTGATTAA
- a CDS encoding helix-turn-helix domain-containing protein codes for MKAKSWKAVRQAAVDAGHFEEAEIGAIKEQLLAEVRAYKLAEVRAAAGLSQQELAEQLQVSQSRISRIEHGDLDRTELATLRKFARAIGGELELTLKLGDERFTLG; via the coding sequence ATGAAGGCAAAAAGCTGGAAAGCAGTCAGACAGGCGGCAGTAGACGCTGGACACTTTGAAGAAGCTGAGATTGGAGCTATCAAGGAGCAGCTGCTGGCGGAAGTGCGGGCGTACAAGCTGGCCGAGGTCCGGGCAGCCGCCGGACTCAGCCAGCAGGAGCTGGCTGAACAGTTGCAGGTATCCCAGTCACGCATTTCACGGATTGAACATGGAGACCTAGACCGCACCGAGTTGGCCACCCTTCGAAAGTTTGCACGAGCTATCGGTGGTGAACTGGAACTCACCCTCAAGTTGGGAGATGAACGGTTTACGCTGGGCTGA